In one window of Agromyces badenianii DNA:
- the sucD gene encoding succinate--CoA ligase subunit alpha, which translates to MTIFLNSDSKVIVQGITGGEGSKHTARMLAAGTQVVGGVNARKAGTTVLHTDKDGNAVELPVFASVAEAIEQTGADVSIAFVPPAFTKDAVVEAIDAEIPLLVIITEGVPVQDSAEFWAYAKEQGDKTRIIGPNCPGIISPGESLVGITPANITGKGPIGLVSKSGTLTYQMMYELRDLGFSTAIGIGGDPIIGTTHIDALAAFEADPETKAIVMIGEIGGDAEERAADFIKANVTKPVVGYVAGFTAPEGKTMGHAGAIVSGSAGTAQAKKEALEAAGVKVGKTPSETAQLLREVYAALSA; encoded by the coding sequence CGCGCATGCTCGCGGCGGGCACCCAGGTGGTCGGCGGCGTGAACGCCCGCAAGGCCGGCACGACCGTGCTGCACACCGACAAAGACGGCAACGCCGTCGAGCTGCCGGTCTTCGCCTCGGTCGCCGAGGCCATCGAGCAGACCGGCGCGGATGTCTCCATCGCCTTCGTCCCGCCGGCCTTCACGAAAGACGCCGTGGTCGAGGCCATCGACGCCGAGATCCCCCTCCTCGTCATCATCACCGAGGGCGTGCCCGTGCAGGACTCCGCCGAGTTCTGGGCCTACGCCAAGGAGCAGGGCGACAAGACCCGCATCATCGGGCCGAACTGCCCCGGCATCATCAGCCCCGGTGAGTCGCTCGTCGGCATCACCCCGGCGAACATCACCGGCAAGGGCCCGATCGGCCTCGTCTCGAAGTCGGGCACGCTCACGTACCAGATGATGTACGAGCTGCGCGACCTCGGCTTCTCGACGGCCATCGGCATCGGCGGCGACCCGATCATCGGCACGACGCACATCGACGCGCTCGCCGCGTTCGAGGCCGACCCCGAGACCAAGGCGATCGTGATGATCGGCGAGATCGGCGGCGACGCCGAAGAGCGCGCGGCCGACTTCATCAAGGCGAACGTCACGAAGCCGGTCGTCGGCTACGTCGCGGGCTTCACCGCTCCCGAGGGCAAGACCATGGGCCACGCCGGCGCCATCGTCTCCGGCTCGGCCGGTACCGCCCAGGCGAAGAAGGAGGCCCTCGAGGCCGCCGGCGTCAAGGTCGGCAAGACGCCGAGCGAGACGGCGCAGCTCCTCCGCGAGGTCTACGCCGCACTGAGCGCGTAG